CTATCAAGAAGAAAGCAAATGACATGACTTAATGTGTGAAGagtcttattttaatgttttattcatcaATAGGGTAaattacaatgcaaaataaccaaaaatatacatacatcagttatacaaaatattacaaaatatattcagtAATCAACGCTGGGTGTAACTAgatactaagtaattagttactgtaattgaattacttaacccataaaaaagtaaagtaagggattactgttattttttctgttatttaactAGATTTActgatgtaattaaattaaatactttgcgtaatatatgtgtgttcaATAGTGGaactgacatcaaaattcaaagtcttaaatttgtgctttaatgtataaatctcaaatttgtaatactttggtcaatTAATATTACTACTTTAgattttaatcaattaaaagaGCAATTTCATGTCCAGCCTTGAATCACATACAATACCtgatcaaggttgatgtaggatattgAAAGGAATTatagtcatttgtacagtaatctaattacactattgaatatgtaattagtaacgagtaattcattactttttcagagtaacttacccaacactgtcaGTAATGAGATGTCTTAACAGCTGtgcttttgtttaataataatattaaagaatgttaaaaaaaatctttgcatCTGTcacaatcaaaaacaaaaacattgctttATGTATATGATATTTTCCAAATAGAATAAGAATTTTAAGAAAATTGTCTATTTCCAAAGAACCAGTATCACAAAAACAAGACTATTTTGTTAGTTATATTAATAAACTTATAAAACGTCTTAAAAACCAAAACACTTTAATTAGGagcaactgaaaaataaattcacAATTGTGTCAGGAATCTTGCAGGGAGAtaaggcaggagaacccaagtgcaggcaggactcagacgtGGGGTAAACaaggatatttattaacaaagaaatactaacaaacaggtaaaacaaagacccacgacgggggaaaacaatacagggataaataTACCAAGAtaataaacaaggacactgtctcaaactaagaaaacaaacactagagacaaacactaaactgaactAAACTTACAAGACAGGAACTCGGGAGACAACAAACTTGAAACAGCAAGACTTTGATGGGCACAGCATTCAACTACAGGAACAGACAGGGTACAGCTTACAGGGTATCatatacaatgaacgcgcacaggacaatgaaacatgaggactctttatagggaagacagacagaggatcataacgagcaacaggtgctggggattagcactaaggagaggctgacgaggaacgagatgtagggaacaatgacgagacacgagaaagatcactcaatctcacacaaaaccataggttatgccatgactccactcaaacaataagaataaacatgacatgatagtggaatcatgacataagccccccctttaatgagcacctccaggtgttcatcaaggggtaactaacgagacaagactgactgggaaacagacaaaaaccagacagacaaggtgaacatgacaaggggcatacaagaaataataacaaatgggTTGGGGTTGGACTTAGGTTGGCAGCCGGActtggcggctgggcagcgacctctggcggctgggcagcgacctctggcggctgggcagcgacctctggcggctgggcagcgacctctggcggctgggcagcgacctctggcggctgggcagcgacctctggcggctgggcagcgacctctggcggctgggcagcgacctctggcggctgggcagcgacctctggcggctgggcagcgacctctggcggctgggcagcgacctctggcggctgggcagcgacctctggcggctgggcagcgacctctggcggctgggcagcgacctctggcggctgggcagcgacctctggcggctgggcagcgacctctggcggctgggcagcgacctctggcggctgggcagcgacctctggcggctgggcagcgacctctggcggctgggcagcgacctctggcggctgggcagcgacctctggcggctgggcagcgacctctggcggctgggcagcgacctctggcggctgggcagcgacctctggcggctgggcagcgacctctggcggctgggcagcgacctctggcggctgggcagcgacctctggcggctgggcagcgacctctggcggctgggcagcgacctctggcggctgggcagcgacctctggcggctgggcagcgacctctggcggctgggcagcgacctctggcggctgggcagcgacctctggcggctgggcagcgacctctggcggctgggcagcgacctctggcggctgggcagcgacctctggcggctgggcagcgacctctggcggctgggcagcgacctctggcggctgggcagcgacctctggcggctgggcagcgacctctggcggctgggcagcgacctctggcggctgggcagcgacctctggcggctgggcagcgacctctggcggctgggcagcgacctctggcggctgggcagcgacctctggcggctgggcagcgacctctggcggctgggcagcgacctctggcggctgggcagcgacctctggcggctgggcagcgacctctggcggctgggcagcgacctctggcggctgggcagcgacctctggcggctgggcagcgacctctggcggctgggcagcgacctctggcggctgggcagcgacctctggcggctgggcagcgacctctggcggctgggcagcgacctctggcggctgggcagcgacctctggcggctgggcagcgacctctggcggctgggcagcgacctctggcggctgggcagcgacctctggcggctgggcagcgacctctggcggctgctgggccgggctcggtgccggacggaccgtcaccttcccacagcgcccccccaaaaaatatttgggactcgggaccaccggactcgggaccaccggactcgggaccaccggactcgggaccaccggactcgggaccaccggactcgggaccaccggactcgggaccaccggactcgggaccaccggactcgggaccaccggactcgggaccaccggactcgggaccaccggactcgggaccaccggactcgggaccaccggactcgggaccaccggactcgggaccaccggactcgggaccaccggactcagAGCTGCCCTCCGTTGTCTCTTCCTCAGCCGAGCCACCCGCCTGGTGGTTggctgaaggaaggaggtgaagGGCTCGACTGGTTCAGGGTTGGAGGCCTCCGAGGAAGACCCCGAAGAAGATctcctcccccgcttgccacggAGACCAGTGGGTGGTGGtgaagagactgcagaggatggGGAGAGGCCCATGACCCCGATTTCTAGGGAATGACCCTCGGGGATGGCGGCCAGCAGAGAAGGAGAGCAGGACTCGACTGAGACCCTGGGCTTCGGCCGATTCATGGCGTACCTGATCAGTTCGGTGAAGcccagcggtctcagcatcTGCATCTCCTCCCGCGTCAGAGGACGGTTGAGGCCGCCATTGAACAGGACCATCTGTTCCTGCTCATCATGGACCATCTCCCCTGCAGTCTCAAAGAAGCGATCCGCGAAACCAAGCACGTCGCCGTATCCCTGACGAACAGTACACAGGCGACGTGCCTGACTTGCACGTCTCGCCTCCATGCCTGCTGGGTtcaatcttggcgcgttcattctgtcttttcttgttcgtgcctttgaggagcatcaggttctGTCAGGAATCTCGCAGGGAGAtaaggcaggagaacccaagtgcaggcaggactcagacgtGGGGTAAACaaggatatttattaacaaagaaatactaacaaacaggtaaaacaaagacccacgatgggggaaaacaatacagggataaataTACCAAGAtaataaacaaggacactgtctcaataaactaagaaaacaaacactagagacaaacactaaactgaactaaactaaactacacttacaagACAGGAACTCGGGAGACAACAAACTTGAAACAGCAAGACTTTGATGGGCACAGCATTCAACTACAGGAACAGACAGGGTACAGCTTACAGGGTATCatatacaatgaacgcgcacaggacaatgaaacatgaggactctttatagggaagacagacagaggatcataacgagcaacaggtgctggggattagcactaaggagaggctgacgaggaacgagatgtagggaacaatgacgagacacgagaaagatcactcaatctcacacaaaaccataggttatgccatgactccactcaaacaataagaataaacatgacatgatagtggaatcatgacacaatTGTTTCAGACTTTTCAGACTTTTGTCTCAGACTGTTTTCAGATCTATACAAAAACAGCACAATGGTGAAAACCTTCTTTAAATTTTGCAATAAAGTAATTAGAAGGATAATATCTCTATATTATTTAAAGTGAGTTTCTTTGACTTTATTTGGGATAATTGTGTGAAGAGTCAGACATGGGTGAAAAGTTAAAGAATACAGCGCTCTCTCTGGTGGACATTTGCACTTTTAGACAAAAAGTTATGTGGTCCACATTTGGTTTCTCTACTGAACTAATGGATAAAGCATCAAATAGGAGTCCAGAAAAGCATGAGGTTTCGTTCATCTTTCCAGAATTCAGCTCACGAAGTCGGTTGTGTGCAGAGCTGTAATCTGAATCTGAATGGTGAactactttatcattttttcataattttagaGTCACTGCGTGATTCCAATACTTCCATCTGTGTTATTTTATAGACTTTAATATTCTTCTGAAATTAGAAGTAACAGCTACAAAATGCAGCtatacaaacaaataatgaaacaattttaACCTTTAACTTCTCTGCCCAAATCTTTAACCTTTAGAGTTCACTTTGAGGAACATTAAACTTTGATACAAAACGTGTTTCAGGGTGTGAAGTAAGTTAAAGAAGTGCATTAATTGTGACGTTTAATTGACTTTTCTGTAGCTGCACGCGCGTGTTCTCCAGTGTGTCGCTCTCCGTGGTACTGAAGCTGAAAGTGGGTTGGACTGAGAGCTGTCGATCATTTTCAGCTggtacataaacaaacaaaaaaaacaccaacCAAAGGATTGTGAAAAGTTACATATATAGGCCTAAATAGTTCCTTCACTTATATCAAAGTTAACAAAGATCTAATGTAGCAACAAAAACTGACTGTAACGTCACCTAATCCAAGTACATAGTACAACTGTGTACAACTCCAATTcaatactaaataaaaataataaaaaactgttcaatatttaaattaaaataggaGATTAGTCATACCACCAAAATcgacataataaaataaacatgtgtgagtagaataaatacattacataaatacatggggaaattaataataatgatcgaCAATAGATTTTCATGTCATAATACAATCCCATGTCATTTACTTCAGCTTTACACTACTGTTCTGCAtcaatactttttattattatttaatagcCTACTCAGGAGGAGATTATAGGGATTTAGtggataataataataatttaaaacacgATTTCTTTGCTAAAATGTGTGAATAGTCGCGTGAGGCGTGTGTGAATGGTCATGTGTTCAGGTGTCGACATCTGCTGTCGGCTCAGAGAGCATCATTCGGCGGCGGGTACCGCAGCATCATCCACACCCCCATCACCCCCTCGGCCTCCCCTGCGGGAATCAAAACATCCATCACGCAAACATGTTCGTCGAGGAGCTGTAAACACGACACAAAGGCCCTCATCCAAGAGACGTGAAGCTCATTGTTCTTTCTTCAATGGCGTCTTAATTCGCGCGCGAGGTATGGCAGCTAATCAGAGGCTTTGTCAATCCGTTTAAACGTGACACCGCTCAGGTTTTCAATGCATGggtttgtgttcttgtgtttaGAGCTGATGGTCTTATGTTGTTGTGTTAAGAGCCGATCTAAACACTGCGGATGTTTTAACAGTCGTCCTCGAGACGCGTTTGCGCGCATATGGTGTGCAGATTCCCTAATGCATTAGCAGGTGTCGTTGCAAACAGGATTACGCGATGTAATTTCACAACGCATGTGGAGAGAGGACAGTGATGTGAAAAGGCTGTGAGTTCATTACTCTGTGTCATTGCTGTGGTCCACACCCGTCATGTCTCCTCCAGCATCAGCTGAATCCAGCACCACCACCCCAGTCTGTGAGGAGGACACCGACAGTCCGAGAGAagaggtatatatatatatatatatattcactcATACCTGCTTATGTCTGCATTTTCTCTCATGCTAGAGCAGAGATGTCCATGTGAGTAAACATGATATGCGGATGTGTGCAACGCTGAAGCATCATTGCAGGAAATGAAGAGATTGGCTTTATGATCAAAGAATAGATCACATCACTTCCACAGATAAGCAAACATTTGGTTGTTTTACTCAATAGAGATAATATTGAAAATGACCaattacattatataaaattacACTCACTAATATAAACTCTATGTACGCATATCCATAAGGTCCATTTTTAATGTGTACTCACAATAGGCTCCAGACTTCAAATGACTGTACTCATAGTTGGGTAAAATGTGGATCACTGTGTGAAATCAACCTGGATAATGACAATATTTGACCCGACCATGGGCGCTGTGTTAGAATGCAGGGATGCGCTGGCTTCTGAAATGTCCAAATGACCTTCTACATGTTAAATTACACTATAGGGTTTATATTTGCAAATAACtaaaaaacttaattaaaaatcacttcaataatcatgtttttatggtgAATTTCAAGTAATATTaattaaactgcagtttaattgttttgattaagtaatgaTAACTCAAAAGGATACAgctaacacaatgaaaacatgataacataaaaacatgagttattttgtttttgcaactAAATGCTTTATTCGTACCACGTAACCATCCCTGCATGTTGTATGAATTTGAATTGAtatgtgaaaaaagaaaaagtcaaaTGTTTCCATGTTACCCGCCGTACAGCGGGGCTGTTAAGTTATAATAATAGTTTCACAATATACAAACAGATGTGACAATGGatgaaacagattttaaaacaagatttgTTCATGGGTTTTTAGACATTTGTGACCAGGCCTgtgaaaaacaatcaaataattctacataatgtaaaggACATTCTGGGAAAAAATTAATGAGATATCTTTGAATAAGGCCATATCAAAAATAGAAATTGTTGTAAAATTTATGGTGGATATGAAtcgtaaacacattttaattgatTGAGACTTTAGCCAAATTTTTGTGTCTCTTATTTGCTGTTATTAACTTGCATTATGTGTATATCAAcataatcttttacatttagacatttatcagacgcttttatccaaagccacttacaagtgtggtaaacaatggaagaaataaaaacatctttaaaaaaccATCTCCCATAGAAATATCAACCAATAAGAGTGCATTCAGCGTTTATTCacgtttttattacaaatgcaATGCGTGAGATGTTGTTATCTTCAAAGGCTCctttgtttttaacacattttcacattgtTGTTTTATATCTCATTGATGGCGTtcccttttctttctttctctcgtGTGAGCAGCAGAGGCCGGTGAAGCAGTCGCTGAGTAAGTCCATGTGCAGAGAGGTGTTTTGGAAATGCCTGCTGCTCTCCACGCTCATGTACGGGTGCGTCGGAGCCATGGTCTGGTGCCACGTCACCCGGGTCACCCGCTCCACCATCATGACGCCTGTCACCTACTACGACAGCCCATGCTCTGACGGCTACATCTACATCCCGCTGGCCTTCCTGGTCATGCTGTACATCGTGTACCTGGTGGAGTGCTGGCACTGCCACGCCAGAAACGAACTCCAGTACAAGGTGCACGTTGAGGGCATTTACGAGCGGGTCCAGCGGATGCAGCGGGCCAGGCCGTGCATCTGGTGGAAGGCCATCAGCTACCACTATGTGCGGCGGACGCGGCAGGTGACGCGCTATCGCAACGGCGACGCCTACACCACCACGCAGGTGTACCACGAGAGAGTGAACACCCATGTGGCCGAGGCCGAATTCGATTACGGCCACTGCGGCGTTAAGGACGTCTCCAAGCAGCTAGCGGGTCTGGAGAAGTCCGCCATCACCAAACTGAGGTTCACCAAGTGCTTTAGCTTCGCCAACGTGGAGTCGGAGAACTCCTACCTGACCCAGCGGGCGAGGTTCTTCACCGACAACGAAGGGCTGGACGACTACATGGAGGCCCGGGAGGGGATGCATCTGAAAAGCGTGGACTTCAGAGAGTACACCATCGCCTTTTCCGACCCGGACCGCCACCCCTGGTACGTCTCCAACCATGTCTTCTGGGCGGCCGCCTTCCTCACCCTGTCGTGGCCGTTGCGGGTGCTGACAGAGCACCGCACAGCTCACGTCCACTTCCGCGTGGAGAAGCTCTTCGGCCCCGACTACGTCCCGACGACGCCGTGCGACGAGCAACCCCACTGCAGACGCATCCCAAGAGTCAACACCATAGACAGCACCGAGCTGGAGTGGCACATTCGCTCCAACCAGCAGCTGGTTCCCAGTTACTCCGAGGCGGGTCTGATGGACCTGGCCCAGCGCTCGGGAGGGCACCGGCAGAACTGCGAGCGCTGCCACCGCACCATCAGCAGCTCGTCCGTCTTCTCCCGCAGTGCCCTGAGCATCTGCAATGGCAGTCCGCGCGTCCCCTTCAGCGCCAGCCGCTTCTCCCTGGGCCGTCTGTACGGCTCACGCCGCAGCTGCTTCTGGAGGAGCGGGAGCCTGGACGATCCCGAGAGCCCCGGTGAGAACACCCGCTGCCTGTCCGGAAGAACCGCAGCCGAGGAGGACGACCCGCCGCCGTACCAGGACGCCCTTTACTTCCCGGTGCTCATCGTGCACTGTAGCGAGAGCTGCCCAAACCATCGCTCCGTCCACAGGAACAGCTCGTGCGTGGAGACGTCTTTATGACCTCGTAAACCTCTCTGCAACACTCGACACCTCCTGAAATACAAGACACATTGTGTTCCTCAGGAAGCATATGTCCGTATTCACAAACACATCCAACGCACAATCATAGCAATATAACAAAATCTTGCTTCAAGTCGAGAactcaaaacaacaacaaagcaaaaacatgaccgttcagacatttttctttttattatgaaCTGTTCCACTTGAGGTTACGGCTGTGAATGTTTTCATCTGTGGATTTCATAAGCAGACAGTATGAAAGTAAAGTATTATGGGGGAGTTATCATCAGGCAGAACTGTATACTGTTATTACGTCTATAATGGCGATGTCAACAACAAATATCTCAAACCGTttataaacaacaacatattaCACATTTCAGGCTATGCAACTATCAATCTCTGGTATGTTACgcctttaaaatgtatataggCTGTCATAGACTGTTAAAGCTTTCTTCTGTGTATGTAACGTACAAACTATTTAATGATGAACTGAATGATTCAGCTTGTTCATGGAGCGAGCTGTTATTTAGTGAATGTTCTAGGGATTAGTGACGGCACCTGCCATGAGCTCTTTAAATAGCATTAATGCCGATTCTATAGAAAGTTACATAaagttactgcgcatgcgcacttttaTGACCCCAAatgaacttccggtacacattcaaaaataaatagaacgcctgtagattatttctgataacaatcaaaagaaaccgagaagaagcgttacttggctaaacttgtctctttaatattttgaatttagactgtgataccaagctcaaccgcttgATGTCAGTGTACCACACGATTCAACAAAATGTCTATATAGACCTAatcaaatgaacatacaacaaaattcaacaaattgttcattaaatgcaattttgaaacagtaaaataatgatacaaatgaatattaaaataaaccaaataacatataaatagttatatagACAATAGCAAAACCCAAacagaagttaactgggggtcagtcGCGCGCGCCTGGACATTTCTTTAAGCAGCTCTAGATTATTTCATGAATCATATCAATGGTGCAGAATACTTTCTGATAGCTTCATCAGTACTGATAAGATCCAGAAGAGACGTCCAGACCTTCATAGGCGGTGTTGAGCATTCCAAAGACATGTTTTCAATCTTTTTCAGCGTATATATCTGTGGTCTGTCGCCTGTGACGTCTGAAGGTTGCGAATGTATTTTTCAACGTTGCGTCCTTCCACTTTTATACTGCCTGGATAATGTATATCATATCACGAACGCCTTTATGTAGCA
The sequence above is drawn from the Triplophysa dalaica isolate WHDGS20190420 chromosome 15, ASM1584641v1, whole genome shotgun sequence genome and encodes:
- the tmem151bb gene encoding transmembrane protein 151B — translated: MSPPASAESSTTTPVCEEDTDSPREEQRPVKQSLSKSMCREVFWKCLLLSTLMYGCVGAMVWCHVTRVTRSTIMTPVTYYDSPCSDGYIYIPLAFLVMLYIVYLVECWHCHARNELQYKVHVEGIYERVQRMQRARPCIWWKAISYHYVRRTRQVTRYRNGDAYTTTQVYHERVNTHVAEAEFDYGHCGVKDVSKQLAGLEKSAITKLRFTKCFSFANVESENSYLTQRARFFTDNEGLDDYMEAREGMHLKSVDFREYTIAFSDPDRHPWYVSNHVFWAAAFLTLSWPLRVLTEHRTAHVHFRVEKLFGPDYVPTTPCDEQPHCRRIPRVNTIDSTELEWHIRSNQQLVPSYSEAGLMDLAQRSGGHRQNCERCHRTISSSSVFSRSALSICNGSPRVPFSASRFSLGRLYGSRRSCFWRSGSLDDPESPGENTRCLSGRTAAEEDDPPPYQDALYFPVLIVHCSESCPNHRSVHRNSSCVETSL